A segment of the Aureliella helgolandensis genome:
CGCAATCGAGCCCCCTTGAGAATCGACTTAGCAATCGGGAACATGTCCTGCAGTGCTTTGGTGAAGATCACATTCTGATTGGTCCAGCTACCGGAGTCGGTCAATGAGCAAGCCATCGCACGCTCGTGCAAGTCGGACACGCGGGAGTAGGCGTCGTCCAATTGGGAGTTCACCCGCACGACGGTGGCAGCCCGCGTCATCACATCCCCCAACTCTTGGTGAAGCAAGTACGGGTTTTCACCGCCAGCATTGCTAAGCAGGGCAGCGTGTCGCTCTTGCTGCTTGGCCAAGGCCCCTTCGAATACGGCTGGCGCGAGCTCTGCTGCAGCCTTCGATTGATTCTTGATGTAGTTCTGAATGCCAGGTGCTACAAACAACCCGCTGAAAATGCAGCTCAGCAACGAGTTCGCTCCCAAGCGGTTGGCACCATGATATTGGTAGTCGCATTCCCCTAAGGCATACAACCCCTGGATGTTCGTCATTTGATTGCCAGGATCTCCAGCCAGCAACCCACCGTCGCTATTCTTGGTATATCCGGCCCACAGGCCTCCCATCGAATAGTGAACAGCCGGGAAGATCTTCATCGGGACGTCGCGTGGATCAACGCCTTGGAACTTTTCATAGATCTCGAGAATTCCGCCCAATTTACGGTCCAACTCGCTGCGTTCAATGTGCGTCAGGTCGAGGTAGACGCACATCCGTCCGGCCTCAACACTCAATCCCTCGTTGACACAGATATTGAAAATCTCGCGAGTAGCGATATCGCGTGGTACTAGGTTGCCATATTCCGGGTAGCGTTCTTCCAGGAAGTAATAGCGATCGGCTTCCGGAATAGACTTCACCGGACGAGGGTCTTGAGGAGTGCGAGGCACCCACACACGTCCCCCTTCTCCACGAGCCGACTCACTCATCAACCGCAACTTATCTGCCCCTGGAATCGCCGTCGGGTGAACTTGGATAAACTCGGGATTACCGAGTTTCGCTCCGGCCTGAAAACAGCGACTGGCGGCTCCACCGTTGCAAAAGACCGACA
Coding sequences within it:
- the sdhA gene encoding succinate dehydrogenase flavoprotein subunit; this encodes MSTQRVVVVGGGLAGLAATMKLCELGIPVDLISLTPVKRSHSVCAQGGINSCNEQTRQLGDSEWHHLDDTVYGGDFLQHQPPVKEMAYWAPKVIELMDRLGVTFNRTEEGFLDRRRFGGTLFKRTAFAGATTGQQLLYALDEQVRRWESEGMVRKFEFWDFLGPMQDESGRCVGVVAQDMVSMEMRSFPADATIVATGGNGLIYGRSTMSVFCNGGAASRCFQAGAKLGNPEFIQVHPTAIPGADKLRLMSESARGEGGRVWVPRTPQDPRPVKSIPEADRYYFLEERYPEYGNLVPRDIATREIFNICVNEGLSVEAGRMCVYLDLTHIERSELDRKLGGILEIYEKFQGVDPRDVPMKIFPAVHYSMGGLWAGYTKNSDGGLLAGDPGNQMTNIQGLYALGECDYQYHGANRLGANSLLSCIFSGLFVAPGIQNYIKNQSKAAAELAPAVFEGALAKQQERHAALLSNAGGENPYLLHQELGDVMTRAATVVRVNSQLDDAYSRVSDLHERAMACSLTDSGSWTNQNVIFTKALQDMFPIAKSILKGARLRDECRGAHFKPEFSMPSLTEEEPQARRQEAERWCDRFEENNKKFLKSTIATYDGADPKITYEDVDTGSIAPRPRLYGLVGAETIEQVWKERASAPKNVDKNT